The nucleotide sequence CGGATGGCGCGGATCATCATGGTGAGCACTAGGGAAACCGGTGACGGTTGGCTTTGCCTGATGTCCTCGTACTCCCACGACTTGTAGCGTGCGTGGACCTTTCCGTCGCTGGCGGCCGGGTTGACCATGAGCGTGACGAAGGGATCGTCGCGTGTGGCGAGGAGGGCGTCGTGGATACAGTGAGCGGTGCCGTCTTCCCCCAGGCTGCCCGGACGCCGCTGGCATCGGGCTGGTGCGCTGCCAGTATCGGTCGTCGCCCGTAGGCGTAGCCGACCGGATGCCCTTCCACGTATGCGAGGACGGCCACGAACCTCGACTCTGTGTCGTGTCGATCCAGACGCTCACCCAACGCGGTGACCGCGTAGTTCGGCAGGTGGAGCAGCGAGGCGAGCACATCGGCGTACACGTCGAGGAGATCGCTGCGGACAATGTTGAGGGCAATGAATGTGCGCAGGCCGATGACGGGGGCCGTGTCCTTCAGGAGCGCGACATTGCGGCCTTCAAGCACCTCAAGGCTGGCTGGCGACCGGGACAAGGGCGCGCCGGTGTTCACGGCGGCACGTGATCGCCACACGTGGTTCGCTCTTAAAGGTTGGCTGGGTTACAGCCAACTTTCGCGGAATGTGGCTTGTTCGCGTCATTACTTCGCCGGTCCCTGTTGATGGCGCCGCTTCTCTCTTACATCCTGGAAGGCTTTGCCGTCGAGCCATGATCTGGGGGATAGGTGTCTCTTCACTCTGCACTCCGTGCGAACAATCCCGAGGCGGTCCACCACGCGCGCCAACTCGTAGAATATATGCGCGAAATCGTCCGAGGTTCGTACAAGCCGGTGCGGGACTGCCAGAAGTATCCGGAGGTTCTCTGGCTTTCGGGCTTGCCGGACGACAGGCTCCGGCGGGACCCGGATGGCGACCGGACGCTGCTCAAGGTGGCACACCGACCGCCTCGCCCCGCTCCTGTGCTGCCCGAGGTACTTGCGGGGTGGGTCGATCCCGAGGCCGCCGCCCTCGCGACGCCCGAAGCACCACCGCTGGCCGAGTCGGGACCGGGTCAGGGCTGGCAGGAGGACGAGAACGGAGACCTGTTCGAGGTCTCCGAGATCCGCCGGGAGGAAGCGCACGACGTGCTGCGCGCCTACACGCGATGGCTTGAGGCGTGGCGCAAGTGGTCCGAAAAAGAGCGCGTTGACCGGCCGTACCGGGAACTCCACCAGCAGCTGTACCGAATGGCAACCAGGGTTCAGCAGGACGGCGAGGAATACGAGGCGGTACTGGGCGCCGGATTCCTGACCGTCGGAGCCGCACGTCCGTCAGCGCGTATCGCCCGGCATATTCTGACGGCGTCGCTGATACTCACCGTGAATTCCACGAATATGTCCATCACTGTCGCTCTCGCACCTGGCGATCCCGCGCGGCTAGAGGACAGCGAGTTCCTAGGGGCGGACGAGGGCTATAGCACCCGTCTGCTGAGCCCGCTGCGGGACCGTGTCGACGCGGAAGGGTTCCATCCGCTGTCTCGTGACTCCCAGGACGTGCTCGGCGACTGGTCGGAGAGGGCATTCGGCACCGATCGGGCAGTGGCGTTCCACCGTGGCTGGGGCCGTCCGCCCGCCGACCCGGCGCTGCCGGTGCCCACGCTTGGGTTCGCGCCGGCGATCATTCTCCGCCCGCGGGGCCAGGGCGCCCTCGTGAACTTCTACGACGGCATCGCCAACCGCCTCGCCCAGCCCGGTGCCATCGCTCCGCTGGGCCTGGCTCAGTTGCTGTACCGGCTGGAAGCGGAGGACCGCAGGGTGTGGGGTACAGCAGGGGGGCGCGATGTGCCGCCCGCTCTCGGTCCCGACCCGCTGTTCCCGCTGCTGTCGAACGAAGCCCAGCGGGAGGTGCTGAAGCGTCTTCAGACCGATACCGGCGTCGTCGTTCAGGGGCCGCCCGGCACGGGAAAGACGCACACCATCGCCAACCTCGTGTGCGCCTTGCTGGCGGACGGCAAGCGAGTGCTCGTGACGAGTGAGAAGGGCCAGGCGCTGAAGGTTCTGCGGCAGCAACTGCCCGCCGAGCTGCGTAGCCTGTGCGTCCTCCAGGGCGACCGGCGCCAGGACGGCAGCGACGACCTGGAACAGTCCGTGCGCGCGCTCTCCCAGCTCAGTGCCACCCAGTCGACGGAGCGTCTCGACGTAAGGATCAAGGGCCATGAGGCGCTGCGCTCGGAACTGTCGGACACCCGCGCGCGGCTCCGTGACGAACTCCGCGCTGTTCGTGAGGCGGAGTGGTACGAACACGTCGACGTGGCACCTGGTTACAAAGGGCGGCTTGCGGAGATCGTGGAGACCGTCGCTGCCGGTGCACCGACGTACGACTGGATGCCCGCCCTGCCCACCTCGGCACCGCGAGAACCTTCGCTGAGCCAGGACGAGGCCCAGCGCCTGCTGGGTCTGGTGTCCCGGCACGGGGCCGGAGTCCTGGACGAGCACGCCGCCCGCTGCCCGGACCCCGCGGACTTCGTGGCACCCGTGCTGTTCGAAGAAGCTGTCAACGCCCTGGACACCGCTGTGCGCTCCTGCGCCGAAGTCTCCTCCGACACGCTTTCCCTCGAACTCGCGAATCAGGGACCCGATCTGATCGCGACGTTGGTAGAACTGCTGGACGCGGCGGAACACGCACTTCAGAGCGAGGGGCTGCCAGGCGAGCCGGCCGCTTGGTCCCCCGACGAATGGACCACTCGTGCCCTGCGGGACGGGATGGGCGGCCAACGCCAACAGCTGTGGGATGGAGTGCGCCGGTCAGCCGCCCGCGCCGAGGAAGTGCAGAGCATGCTTCAGCGCATCCACTTTGCCGTGCTCGACGTACCTGACGTGGCGCTTGCCGAGGAATCACGTCTCATTGCCGCTGGGAGGGACCTCGAACAGTTCCTGCGCGGCGGCGGCAAGCTGCGCAAGCTGGCTCCGAAGGCGGTGCAGAAGGAAGCCCAAGTCCTTCTCCGGGATTGTCGAGTGGACGGGCGACTGCCCAGTACGCCGGACGAGATCTCCGCACTGGTGGCTCACCTGGCGGCACGCCAGTGCGTCCGGCAGCTGAACGAGCGCTGGCAGAGTGTCGGCGTGCCCGCTGCCGAGGGCTCCACGGAGGTGGCTCTTTCGGAGTTGTTGGACCGGGTGCCGACGCTCCGCGCGGTGGACGGGTTCACCCAGTCCGTACGTACGGTGCACGATGTCCTGCTCAAGGCGCGGATCAAGGCCACGGTGCGGACGGCGCAGCAGTGGGAAAACGTCCGGACGTCGGCGAACGGTGCGGAACGGCTGCTCCGTGCCCGTGAGGCGGAGGAGAAGCTGCGGTCTATCGCCGAGCAGCTGCCGCGGCCCGATGCCCGCGGCGTGGCCGGACTGGCGGAGGTGCATCGGGCCGTCGCCGCCCGTGATGCGCGGGCGTACGCGTCCGCGATCGACTCACTGACCGAGCGTTCCACCGAGAGGCCGATCGCCGGGAGGCCCGCAAACTCCTGGACCGACTGTCCGAGGACCATCCGGAACTGGCCCGGCGTTTCACCGAGTCCCCGACCGAGGCGGCTTGGGAGACCCGCCTCGTGAACCTGGACGGAGCCTGGGCATGGCGGCGTGCGCGTACCTTCCAGGACACGAAGCTGACACCCGGCAGGGAAGCCAAGCTGGAAGGAGAACTGGAAGCGGTCGAGGCGCAGTTGAAAAACACGGTGACCCAGCTTGCGGCCGACCGAGCGCTGTACCACTGCCTGGACCGGATGACAGCCGGACAGAAGCAGGCGCTGAGTGCCTACGCGTCGGCCATGGGAAACGCAGGCAAGGGAATGACAGCACTCGGCAAGCGGCATCTGAAGAACGCCCGTTCCGCGATGCGTGAGGCGCGTGCGGCGGTCCCGGCCTGGGTGATGCCGATCAAGCAGGTCGCCGAAATGATCGATCCCGAGCCGGACGCCTTCGACGTCGTCATCGTGGACGAGGCGAGCCAGGTCGGTCTGGACGGACTGATGCTGCTGTGGCTCGCTCCGAGGATCATCGTCGTGGGTGACGACAAGCAGTGTGTCCCCTTCTACACGGGCGGCAAGCACGAGCGGTTCGACGAACGCCTCGACTCACTCCTGCCCCATCTCATCGACTGGCAGCGGGACGGGCTCAGCCCCAAGTCCAACCTCTATGCCCTGTTGTCCGCCCGTTTCACCGAGACGATTCGACTCACCGAGCACTTCCGGTGCATGCCGGAGATCATCAAGTGGTCCTCCGCTCAGTTCTATCCCGACAACGAACTCGTGCCGCTGCGGCAGTACGGAGCGGACCGGTTGCGACCCCTCGAAGTCGTCCATGTCCATGAAGGCCACTGCGAAGGGCGACGAGAGACTCTGGTCAACAGGCCCGAGGCCGAGCGCATCGTCGCCAAGTTGCAGGAACTCGCGGAGGACGAGGCGTACGCGAAACGGAGTTTCGGAGTCATCGTGCTCCGATCCGGGCACCAGACCAGGCTGCTGGAGAATCTCATCGACACGCGGATCGACCCCGCGATTCGTGAGCGGCACAACATACGAGTCGGCACGGCCGAACAGTTCCAGGGGGACGAACGGGACGTCATCCTGCTCTCGCTGGTCATCGACGCCGACAACACCCGGGCCCTGACCGGCCAGGGCGATGGAAGGCGGTTCAACGTGGCCGCCAGCCGGGCTCGCGACCAGATGTGGCTGTTCACATCCGTCACACCGGACCAGCTGCGCAGCAGGGACCTGCGCCACTCCCTGCTCACCTATATGCAGGCGCCGCCGGAACTCCAGGGCACCTCTCCCAGCCTGTCAGCTGTCTCAACCGACGAGCAGTGCGAGCCATTCGAGTCTCTGTTCGAGCAGCGAGTCTTCTGCAAGATCAAGAAACGCGGCTACCACGTCGTCCCCCAGTGGAAAGTCAGCGGCAAGCGCATCGACCTCGTCGTCGTCGGAGAAGCAGGCCGCCTCGCCGTGGAGTGCGACGGTAGCCCGTATCACTCCACCCCCGACCAGATCCGTGACGACTACGAGCGAGAGCGGGAACTGCGCCGGGCGGGATGGCAGTTCTGGCGCGTACGCAGCAGCGAGTTCGCCCTGTCTCCGGAGGATTCGCTGGCGCCGTTGTGGAAGCGTCTTGACGCTCTGGGTATCCGGCCCGGAGTCACCGAGGAGGGCCAGGGCGACACGGGGAACGGTTGGGCCCCGGTCGAGATGGACGATGCCGACCTCACCACTGACGAACTCGACGCCATGCTCGATGAGGATGCGTCCGTCTCTCTCGAAGGAGCCTGATGTGAACGAGATCTTCGACGACAGCACGCTGACAGAGGTCGCCCACCTGATCTGCGGGGACGAGCCGCCGCTGCTCTACCGGAAGGGGTACGAGATAGCCGTGTTCTTCCAGCGGGCGGGCTGGGACGACGTTCCGGAGTACGACGGCACACCGAGGCACAAGTGGGCCCGGGAACTCCTGAAGGAGCGGCAGGAGGACGGCACGGACGACGCCGAGCGCGCGATCCTGCGCCTGGCGAACCGCCTTGAGTACTACAACCAGCAGCAGGAGTACCACGCCACGCTGAAGCAGCTCAACGAGATACTCGTGCTCGACGGACGTCGGATCAGCGAGGACGGAGGCCAGCCGGTCCTGGCCCGCTGCGAAGCCGGTTTCGAGAACGAAGTACGACAGCTGCCGCGTGTCGAGCTGAAGGTCTCCGTGACGGAGGTGGTGAGTGACCCGGAACTCGCCGCCACTGTGCAACTCCGGCTGGACGAGGCACGCACCTGCTACGAGCACGGCGCCTACACATCGGCGGTCATCATGCTGGGCAGCCTCCTGGAGGGGGTGCTCGCGCATGCCGCGCACGTCCGCGCCGCAGGCGTACGCATGCCGAAGCCGTTGCGGAACATGGGGCTGAATGACTTCGTCGACTTCGCGTACGAGAACAAATGGATCGAGCACGATGCCAAACTGGCCTCGGAGCTTGTCCGGCACTACAGGAATCTCGTCCATCCCCTGGCGGAGAAACGGACCGGACACAGCCCGAACCGCGACACGCTCGACATGTGCTGGCCGGTGGTGAATGCCACGCTGAACGATCTCGCGGCGACGGCAGCAGCGCCCCCTGCCCCGCCTCCTCCGCGTGCGCCCGCAGATCAAGGTCGTGGCCGCAACCCCAGTGCCTCCACTCAACGCCCCACGCCTGCCTCTGTCGCTCGTCGCCGTCCAGGCGGAGGAACATCAACGGGCACTTGAGCTGCGGGTGCACTTGATCCAGCGTGGGCGGCAAGCCGCCCACGAGGTGCTGCCGCTCTTCCCGGGCTGATGGCCATCCTCTATCGGGAAGAGGCAATCAGCCGGTCGGGACCTAGCCGGGGTCGCGCGGCTGACAGGCCCCGTCACTTGGGGCAGTCCTGATCCGAAAGAAGGACCCTGGCGGGGCCGAGCCAGCTCACAGGCTTGTGACGGCCTGTCCGGTGAGTGCCTGGGCGATCTGCCAGAGCTGGCCGCCGCGGGACGCCTTGACGAGCACAACGTCATCGGGGCGGAGGATGGATTCGAGGTAGGCGGCAGCGGTCTTGTTGTCGCGGACGATTCCGATCTCGGGAACCCCTGCGGCGCCTGCCGCGAGGGCGAGCTGTTTGGCGAGGTCTCCGCCGACCGCCAAGACGAAATCGACGCCGGCTTCCGCCGCGAAGCGCCCGATCTCGCGGTGGGCTTCCACTGCCTCGTCGCCCAGCTCCAGCATCTCTCCGAGTACGGCGATCCTTCGGCCGCCTGCGGCCTCGGTGGGCTCGCCGTCTGTCTCGGTCATCGAGAGTCTCCGTTGTGAGTGAGGGGCGCGAAGGTGATCGCGCGGCCGGTGTAGGAAGGGGACAAGCGGCTGAGAGGGAGGCGATCGTGCGTCTGGCCCCAGGCCGACGGGTCCCGGAAGAGGATCGTCGGGTCGGGGCCGTCCTCGTAGCCGCGGAGGATGACGAGGTGACCGCCTGAACGGCCGTCGTCGGGGAACTGCTCGGTCACCGACACGATGAGCGGGGCGTCTTCGAGGCGGCCGAGCAGTTCTTCAACGGGCACGGGCTCTGCGTGAGCGGGCACTCCCAGGTCGGTCGCCAGGCTCGCGATCCCGGCGTGGAGTGCTCCGCGCGGGGTCAGAACCTCGTGCTTGACCGCGAGCTTCAGGAGTTCCGTCACCGTGGGCGCCTGATGCCCGTAGGCGAGCAGGATCATCCTCAGCGATGCCAGGCCGCACGCCCGGTTGGACCATTCGGTCCTGTCTCCCAGTGCCCAGCCCCCGTGGAGATCCCACTCGGCGGGGGCGATGAGCTGTCGGCACATGGGGACATCGTGGACGCGCGGCACAGCGGCAAGCTCCTACGGGGAGACGGCAGCCTCCCGCGTCAGTGTGGCGCTGGAGAACGCGGGAGCGGGCAGGGGCACATCGTATGGCGGGCGGGCCAGGGCCTCGTGCAGCATCGCCAAGACGACATCCGTGTGCGTGAGCCCGACCATCGCCGCCCCTACCGCGAAGTTGCTGTCACGGGACATGCCCGGCGTGCTGTTGACTTCCAGCACGTACGGCTCGCCGTCCTCGGTGAGGACCAAGTCGATACGGGCTGAACCGCGCAGCCCGATCCCGTCCCACAGGGTCCGGACGTCCCTGGTGATCCTTTCCAGCACATCGGGCGCCAGCTTGGCGGCGTGCACGGTTACGGTGCCCCTGGAATCCACGTCGATCTTCGTGTCGGCGTCGTAGAACTCGGCTTCGTTGGCTTCGGTGGCCAGTGGCGGGAAGACGATGACGGAGCCGCCCGGAAGCTCCAGCAGCCCCACGGTCAGCGGCGTGCCGCTCACGTAGTCCTCCACGAGCACGGCCGCGCCCTCGTCGACGGCGGCGCCTGCCAGGGCTGCGGGTAGCTCGGCCCGGCTGTGTACGAGGCTCATGCCCACGCTGGACCCACCGAAGGGCGGCTTGACCATCACGGGGCGGCCCTTCCAGGTCGCTGGGCCACTGGTCCAGACATGCCAGCCAGGCGTGGGGATGCCGAGAGTCCGCATCACCCGCTTGCAGAGGATCTTGTCGGCGGCCACCGCGGATGCCCCGACCCCGCTGCCGCAGTAGGGCACGCGAAGGTAGTCGAGCAGGCCCTGCAATCGGCCGTCCTCCCCGTACGGCCCGTGGAGGTTGGAGAGGACCACGTCGTACCCGACCAGATCCATGATGAAGTCCGGTTCGCACGGGTCCAGCACCTTCCAGCGGGCGCCGATCTCCTCCAGCGCCCCGGCCAGGGCGGTGACGGATCGCTGCTCGACGGGGCACTTCGAGTGGTAGAGTCGGTCTTCGGCGGACACGGGCCCGTAGATCAGGGCGACACCGAGGCCCTGACGGCTCTGTCCCCATGCGCGAAGGTCCTCGGCGGCCTTCCGCACCGCGCGATCCGAGCTGGGGCTGAGGAAGAGAGTCATGCGAGTACCCCTTCGAAGGTGTGGGTGACCGGGCCGCCGACCCACTGCGTTCGGTTCGGCTGGGCGTCGTGGGGCCGGACCGTGAGCGGTTCTCCGGCGCGGTTGTGAACGGTGACGGCGCGTGGTGCGACGAGCCCGCGCATGGTCGCGACGACGACGGCTGCCACTGCCCCGCTGCCGCACGACAGGGTTTCCGCCTCGACACCGCGTTCGTAGGTGCGGATCTTCAGCGCCTGGTGGCCGGCGGATTGAACGAAGTTGACGTTCGTGCCCAGCGGGGCCAGGTCGGGATGGTGACGGATGATGCGACCGACCACTACCGCGTCGATGGCGTCCACGTTGCCCACGATGGCTACGACGTGCTCCGTGCCGGTGTGGGCGCTGTCGATCCAGGTCGGCCTGCCGTTGATGACCGTTTGTAAGCGCCGGGGGAGGATTTCGCTCACCTCGACCGTGACCCACACGGAGTCGTCCGACACGACCGCCTCGTGCACGACTCCGGCCATGCGGAGACTCATCTGCTGGAAGCCGTGATCGTGGCGAGCGGCCCAGGCGGAGCACCGCAGGGCATTGCCGCACATCGTTGTGATCGACCCGTCCGCGTTGAAGCAGGCGACGTCGAGGACGGCGGGGTCCTCGCTGACCAATCGGCTGAGGACCAGCCCATCCGCGCCTACGCCGGTACGTCTGGCACATAGGCGCTCGGCCTCCTTGGACCAGTCCTTGTCGTCGTCCGGTTCGTGGCCGGAGAGCAGGACAAAGTCGTTTCCCGCTCCGTGGATCTTGCGAAAGCGCATGACAGTGCTCCTCGCGTGGTGAGGTGAGAAGGAAGGTGCGGTGCCGAGCGGGCCGTGATCAGAGGTGTTCGAGCGGCCGGTAGGTGGTCCGGGCCTCTCGCATGATCAACGGGGCGTGTCCGGCGAAGTGCAGAACGCGGTGGGCCGGAGTGCCGGCGGACCTCATGTCCTGGACCCGCTGGTATTGGCTGTCGAGGAGGATGAAGTCGCCGATGCGGACATCGGACGGCGGCCTCGTGGCCCCCACCGTGCCGACAGGCGGAGAGGGTATGGAGGGCTGCTCCCGGGTTCTCACGGCGCATTCAGCCCGTTCCGCTCGGAGTAGATCCACAGCAGCCGTCGCGTCAGAAGGGCGATTAACGCCTTGCCCGTACTTGCCACAGCCATCACTGACCCTTCCCGAGCACGCTTTCATCCGTGCCAATAAAGCTAGGAAGGGGCAGGGTCAGGGCTCCACGACTGTGCCCGAACTTGCCGGACGTTCACCCTAGAGATTCGATGGCAGCGGTGATGAGTTCACGCGCGGCGGGGCCGTAGACGGCAAGTTCGGCCAGCTCGCCAAAGGTTCTGGCATACATGGCAAGCTCGTTCTTCTGGACGACGGTGAGATGGGCCGAGATCAGTTCGACGTTCACCTGCTCGTCGTCGTACAGGAAGAATCCCTCGACGGGCCACAAGCCGGAGCGGTCGGCGTCCTGGGGGATGATGCCGATGCTCACCGACGGGAGGGCCATGACGCTGAGGAGATAGCCGAGCTGGCCCGCCATCACCTCAGTGCCGCCGATGCGGTACCGAAGGACGCTCTCTTCCAGGAGGATGGCGAACTTACGCTTCCCGTAGACGACCTGTTGCTTCTCCACGCGCACCTTTACGGCCGCCGGTACGTCGTCGATGACTCCTCGGCGGTTCCGGATAGAGGTCAGAAGTGCGGTGATGTACGAGGCCGTCTGCACGGGGCCGGGGATGAGCCAGGGTGAGTAGATGCGAAAGCGTTCGGTGCGCTCCCAGAGAGGAACCACGGACTCCTGTGCCCACTTGAGTCCATGGCGTTCCATCTTGCGCCACTCGACGTACATGCCCTCGATTCCGCGGGCTGTGGAGATGAGATCCTCGGTCTCGCTCTCCGCGCCGCACGCGGAACACCAATCGCGAAGGTCACGCTCCGAGGGGGCGCGAGTGCCGCTCTCGAAGCGTGAAGCCTTCGACTCATGCCAACCCAGGCACTGGGCCAGTGATCGCTTGGTGAGTCCGGCTGCCTGACGGATCTCGGCAAGGCGTTGGCCGAGCGCCTTGCGGGCTTCCTGGACGCTCGAAGATGGCGATGTCATGTCAGTGTGACGGTGCTGTTCGGACTGTCAGGCCAACTCGAATTCCGCGTGCGGCGTGCCCCGCTTCCATACGGCCTCGAAGGCCGACTCGCACAGCTTCGCCGCCTCCGGATCCTCCGTGAGTTCGATCTCCATGTTCTCGCCCTCGCCGTCGAAGTGGTTGACGAGTACGAGACTGGAGTCGAACAACCAGAAGTCGTTGCCCGGAAGCGCGATGTCGGTCGCGTTGCGCCGCGAGAGCCACCGCACGCTTTCGCCGGCAGCGATGTTCAGCCCGTCGGTCACGTCGTACTCGAAACGGATGTACTCGCTGGCCGGTGTCGACACGACGCGGGCACGCCGAACCTCGACACCTCGCGACGTCGCCTCCGTGACGATGGCGTGCCAGTCGGCCCAGCGCGCGGCCGGATCGAGGACCACGCCGGCTTTCCAGTCGATGAAGGCCGGGTCCGACTTCATGTAGGCGTCACGCATCTCCAGGTGGACCGCAGTCCTCTGGCAGCCGCGGAACAGCTCCTCAAACGTCGGGGTCCTCGTCACCCTTCTTCACCTCCTGGAAGAACTGCACCATGCGCCGGGGGATCTCTACCACCGTCTCATGTCCGGGGATGTCCATCTGCCCGAGCCGCTCGTCGTCCTCTACCTTCCACCCCTGTACGACGTAGGTGTCCTTCTCGTCGTCGAGGTAGACGGTGGGGGAGCCGCCGCTGGGGCTCTCCGGGTCCTTACCGAGGTTGATCAGGGCCATGATGACCTCCTCCGGTGCCGGTAACGATCTCTGTGCCAGAGCTTGCCCGTGACTCAGCTGCCGAGCCAGGAACTTGCCCGAACTTGCCCGAACTTTCGGGTAGCGACCCTCAGTGGAGAAACCTGGTCGACGCCGCGCGGGTGCCGCTCACGCACCGCTCACGCACCGCTCACGCAAACGGCCCCGGACGAGGAGTCCGAGGCCGAATAGAGCGCCTCTCTGGGGAGGGAACCCCAGGTCAGCGACGTAATGCGTGGTGCCCCCGGCAGGATTCGAACCTGCGACACCCGCTTTAGGAGAGCGGTGCTCTATCCCCTGAGCTACGGAGGCCCGGCGTCAGGGCGGCATGGTGGTGCCGCCGCGTCGCACCGCCACAGTGTAGCGGGTCGTGCACTTGGATCGTTTCGGGTGCTCCGGGCCGCCGAAGGCTCGGGCCCGGGGTGCTCCTGGCCCGAAGCCTCGGGCCCGGAGCACCCGAGGGGCCACCGGACGCTTCAGCCCTCCGCCCGAAACTCGGCGATCGGGTTCCTCAGCGTGCCGATCAGCTGGAGTGCCCCCGCCGGGTCCTGGAGGTCGACCATCTCCCGGTTGTTGCGGAGCTGGAGGCGGTTGAGGCAGGAGAGGGCGAAGTCCTCGGTGAACATGTCGTACTGGGCGAATTTGTCCGCCAGGTGGGGGGCGGATCGCTGGTAGGCCAGGACGGAGTCGGCGACCGTCTGCCAGAAGGTGTCCTCCTCCAGGAGGCCCTCGGTGACCAGGATGCCGTTGAGGAAGCGGAGGAAGCAGTCGAAGACGTCGGTGAAGATCGAGAGCAGTTTCTTGTCTTCGGGGACGTCCACGCGGATGCGTTCGACGGTCGGGGGGAGGACCGCGGTGGGGTCCATGACGGCGATTTCCTCGGCGATGTCCTTGAAGATCACGCGCTGGACGGCGCCGTCCTCGATCACCAGGATGACGTTCTCGCCGTGCGGCATGAAGACCAGGTCATAGGCGTAGAAGCTGTGCAGCACCGGGGTGAGGTAGGCGTCCAGGTAGCGGCGCAGCCATGTGGCGGGGGTGAGGCCGGATTCCTGGATGAGGGCGCTGGCGAAGGAGGCGCCGCCGGGGTCGGTGTGGAGGAGGGACGCCATGGTGGCCAGGCGCTGGCCGGGTTCCAGGGTCGGGACGGGGCTCTCGCGCCACAGGGCGGCGAGCATTTTGCGGTACGGGGAGCCCTTCGCGGTGGCGGCCTCGTACTGGCGGTGGTGGTAGCCGATGGCGGCTCGTTCCCGGATGATCGAGAAGCCGCAGGACTGGAAGGTGTCGTCGGCGGAGATCAGGCCGGCCAGCCAGTCGTTGATGGCCGGGGTCGCCTCCATGTAGGCGGCGGACAGGCCCCGCATGAAGCCCATGTTGAGGACCGACAGCGCGGTTTTCACATAGTGCTTGGTCGGGTCGCTGGTGTTGAAGAAGGTGCGGATCGACTGCTGGGCGAGGTACTCGTCGTCGCCGGAGCCCAGGTACACCAGATACTGCCGGGCGACCTCGGCGGCGAAGCTGACCGACAGCTTGTTCCACCACTGCCAGGGGTGCACCGGCAGCAGGTGGTAGTCGGCCGGGTCCAGGCCGAGGTCGGTGAGGGTCCGCGCGAAGCGGGCCCGGGTCTGCTCGCTCAGTTCGGAGTGGATCAGGGCGTCGTAGTCCAGGTCCGCGGAGGCCGTGAAGGTGGAGCGGTCGCGGCGGGCGGCGAGCCAGATCAGGTGGACGGGGCTCGCGGTCTCGGGGGCGTACGAGAGGTATTCATGGATGCCGAAGCCGAGACGGCCGTTGTTGGCGACGAAGCAGGGGTGGCCCTCGGTCATCCCCGTCTCGATCTCCTGGAAGCCGGATTTGGCCAGCTGGGCGGCGTCCACCGGTTCGGCGGCCAGTTTGAAGGCCGTACCGGAGAGGGTGGAGCTGATCTCCTCGAGGTAGACGGGGAGGACGTCCTCGCTCAGGCCCAG is from Streptomyces hygroscopicus and encodes:
- a CDS encoding IucA/IucC family protein; protein product: MSPRDAVAHLTPDLWDRAGRLLIRKALAEFTHERLLAPEPGPAGRYAVTSDDGAVTYRFAARVLSLDHWLVEADSITRHDRTGAELPLDALDFFIELSGRLGLSEDVLPVYLEEISSTLSGTAFKLAAEPVDAAQLAKSGFQEIETGMTEGHPCFVANNGRLGFGIHEYLSYAPETASPVHLIWLAARRDRSTFTASADLDYDALIHSELSEQTRARFARTLTDLGLDPADYHLLPVHPWQWWNKLSVSFAAEVARQYLVYLGSGDDEYLAQQSIRTFFNTSDPTKHYVKTALSVLNMGFMRGLSAAYMEATPAINDWLAGLISADDTFQSCGFSIIRERAAIGYHHRQYEAATAKGSPYRKMLAALWRESPVPTLEPGQRLATMASLLHTDPGGASFASALIQESGLTPATWLRRYLDAYLTPVLHSFYAYDLVFMPHGENVILVIEDGAVQRVIFKDIAEEIAVMDPTAVLPPTVERIRVDVPEDKKLLSIFTDVFDCFLRFLNGILVTEGLLEEDTFWQTVADSVLAYQRSAPHLADKFAQYDMFTEDFALSCLNRLQLRNNREMVDLQDPAGALQLIGTLRNPIAEFRAEG